In Pseudomonas sp. GCEP-101, one DNA window encodes the following:
- a CDS encoding LemA family protein, translating into MSVSSIITLAIIAGVIFLLISVFNRLVALRNRYQNAFAQIEVQLKRRYDLIPNLVETAKAYLKHERETLEAVIAARNAAVAGLKAASEQPGDAGRMAQLAAAENALGGAMGRLNVTLEAYPDLKASQNLQQVSEELSSTENKVAFARQAYNDAVMEYNTYRQSFPANFLAATYGHSKDASLLQFEDSKDIQAAPKVAF; encoded by the coding sequence ATGAGCGTTTCCTCGATCATCACCCTCGCCATCATCGCTGGCGTGATCTTCCTGCTGATCAGCGTGTTCAACCGCCTGGTCGCCCTGCGCAACCGCTACCAGAACGCCTTCGCGCAGATCGAGGTACAGCTCAAGCGCCGCTACGACCTGATCCCCAACCTGGTGGAAACCGCCAAGGCCTACCTCAAGCACGAGCGCGAAACCCTGGAAGCGGTGATCGCCGCGCGCAACGCGGCGGTGGCCGGCCTGAAGGCTGCCTCCGAGCAACCCGGCGACGCCGGCCGCATGGCGCAACTGGCCGCCGCCGAGAACGCCCTGGGCGGCGCCATGGGCCGCCTGAACGTGACCCTGGAAGCCTACCCGGACCTCAAGGCCTCGCAGAACCTGCAGCAGGTCAGCGAGGAACTGTCGAGCACCGAGAACAAGGTGGCCTTCGCCCGCCAGGCCTACAACGACGCGGTGATGGAGTACAACACCTACCGCCAGTCGTTCCCCGCCAACTTCCTCGCCGCCACCTACGGCCACAGCAAGGACGCCAGCCTGCTGCAGTTCGAGGACAGCAAGGACATCCAGGCCGCGCCGAAAGTCGCCTTCTGA
- a CDS encoding M48 family metallopeptidase: MNFFEHQDRARKQTGRLVVLLSVAVVCLVTITSFALGWLWRHLGEPALHLTSPASLPDPELYLSVAAVIVGVVVLGALYKQVQLSAGGKVVAESLGGRLLNLSASNADERRLLNVVEEMALASGSPVPPVYVLEDGSINAFAAGLTPRDAVIGITRGAIEQLERHELQGVIAHEFSHIHHGDMLLNTRLTALLHGMLLLGLIGGMLLRGWSETSSGVRISTRSSSNDKNGGGSVVLLVIGAGVVLYVLGYVGTFFGHLIKASVSRQREYLADASAVQFTRDPSTIAGALKKIGGNPLGALLSAPRAAEFSHMYFGDGVGSSWFDTHPPLKDRIRRVDPGWDGRYPKFEPRLDVALMNKDAWTAAVTGQPYQPGAVDVAVAAVGAPTAAHLLEARHTLQRLDERLQRAAHDSEGAQALIYGLLLDSEPGLRARQLEEVRKRLDLSLALQLDLLEESLLRLDPGQRLPLLDLAMPALKQLDAQAFLALRENMALLIKLDGKVKLLEWTLLRIVERNLRPGSGKIGHVALAELGEESATLLAFLARVGETSDVETAQAFADAWSGLPFPPRPLPPAGSLRDLEGALKKLEQLRPLQKPQLLKALARCIEHDGRINPGEAELMRAVADILDCPMPPLLAG; this comes from the coding sequence ATGAACTTCTTCGAACACCAGGACCGCGCCCGCAAGCAGACCGGGCGCCTGGTCGTGCTCCTCAGCGTCGCGGTGGTCTGCCTGGTCACCATCACCAGCTTCGCCCTGGGCTGGCTCTGGCGGCACCTGGGCGAGCCGGCGCTGCACCTCACCTCGCCCGCCTCCCTGCCCGACCCGGAGCTGTATCTGTCGGTGGCCGCCGTGATCGTCGGCGTGGTCGTGCTCGGCGCGCTGTACAAGCAGGTGCAACTGAGCGCTGGCGGCAAGGTGGTGGCCGAGAGCCTGGGCGGTCGCCTGCTCAACCTCAGCGCCAGCAACGCCGACGAGCGCCGCTTGCTCAATGTCGTCGAGGAAATGGCCCTGGCCTCCGGCTCGCCGGTACCGCCGGTGTACGTGCTGGAAGACGGCTCGATCAACGCCTTCGCCGCCGGCCTGACCCCGCGCGACGCGGTGATCGGCATCACCCGCGGCGCCATCGAGCAACTCGAGCGCCATGAGCTGCAAGGCGTGATCGCCCACGAATTCAGTCACATCCACCACGGCGACATGCTGCTCAACACGCGACTGACCGCCCTGCTGCACGGCATGCTCCTGCTCGGGTTGATCGGCGGCATGCTGCTGCGCGGCTGGAGCGAGACCAGCAGCGGCGTGCGCATCAGCACCCGCAGTAGCAGCAACGACAAGAACGGCGGTGGCAGCGTGGTGCTGCTGGTGATCGGCGCCGGCGTCGTGCTCTATGTGCTGGGCTATGTCGGCACCTTCTTCGGCCACCTGATCAAGGCCTCGGTGAGCCGCCAGCGCGAGTACCTGGCCGACGCCTCGGCGGTGCAGTTCACCCGCGATCCCTCGACCATCGCCGGCGCGCTCAAGAAGATCGGCGGCAACCCGCTGGGCGCCCTGCTCAGCGCGCCGCGCGCGGCCGAGTTCAGCCATATGTACTTCGGTGACGGCGTGGGCAGCAGCTGGTTCGACACCCACCCGCCACTGAAGGATCGCATCCGCCGCGTGGACCCGGGCTGGGACGGCCGCTACCCGAAATTCGAGCCGCGCCTGGACGTGGCCTTGATGAACAAGGACGCCTGGACCGCCGCCGTTACCGGCCAGCCTTACCAGCCCGGCGCCGTGGACGTGGCGGTGGCGGCCGTGGGCGCGCCGACGGCCGCTCACCTGCTGGAAGCGCGCCACACCCTGCAGCGCCTGGACGAACGCCTGCAACGCGCCGCCCATGACAGCGAGGGCGCCCAGGCGCTGATCTACGGCCTGCTGCTGGACAGCGAACCCGGCCTGCGCGCGCGCCAGCTCGAAGAGGTCAGGAAGCGCCTGGACCTGAGCCTGGCGCTGCAACTGGACCTGCTGGAAGAGTCGCTGCTGCGCCTCGACCCTGGCCAGCGCCTGCCGCTGCTGGACCTGGCGATGCCGGCGCTCAAGCAACTGGACGCCCAGGCCTTCCTCGCCCTGCGCGAGAACATGGCGCTGCTGATCAAGCTGGACGGCAAGGTGAAGCTGCTGGAGTGGACCCTCCTGCGCATCGTCGAACGCAACCTGCGGCCGGGCAGCGGCAAGATCGGCCATGTGGCGCTGGCGGAGCTTGGCGAAGAGTCCGCGACGCTGCTGGCCTTCCTCGCTCGCGTCGGTGAAACCAGCGATGTGGAAACCGCCCAGGCCTTTGCCGATGCCTGGAGCGGCCTGCCCTTCCCGCCTCGCCCCTTGCCGCCGGCGGGCAGCCTGCGTGACCTGGAAGGCGCGCTGAAAAAGCTGGAGCAACTGCGCCCGCTGCAGAAGCCGCAGCTGCTCAAGGCACTGGCGCGCTGCATCGAGCACGACGGCCGCATCAACCCCGGCGAGGCCGAACTGATGCGCGCGGTGGCGGATATCCTCGACTGCCCCATGCCGCCGTTGCTGGCGGGCTGA
- a CDS encoding GlxA family transcriptional regulator, with the protein MAVERSVVEIGLLLYPGVQTAALHGLTDLFAVAERIAGEEAAQQLPALRVSHWLGEDGGEPRRVFDTHPGAHSPLVAVIVPPSLFGLPDAAPLRNLTDWLAARHGEGSIVGSVCIGGLLVAEAGLLDGRSATAHWSGAEAFAERFPRVRLEPHKPMVDDGDLITSAGLMAWSDLGLRIVDRLLGPSIANRTARFLVVEHSDSAQQCGSNFAPLLGHGDAAILKVQHWLQGNGAVDVSLAAMAAQAGLEERTFLRRFRAATGLKPTEYCQHLRVGKARELLEFTNGTVDHIAYTVGYLDPGSFRSIFRKITGMAPSDYRKRFGAKAGELPVRS; encoded by the coding sequence ATGGCTGTGGAACGAAGCGTCGTCGAGATCGGGTTGCTGCTCTATCCCGGCGTGCAGACGGCGGCGCTGCATGGGCTCACCGACCTGTTCGCGGTGGCCGAGCGCATCGCCGGCGAAGAGGCCGCGCAACAACTGCCGGCGCTGCGGGTCAGCCACTGGCTCGGCGAGGACGGCGGCGAGCCGCGGCGCGTGTTCGACACGCATCCCGGCGCGCACAGCCCCCTGGTTGCCGTGATCGTCCCGCCGTCGCTGTTCGGCCTGCCGGATGCCGCGCCGCTGCGCAACCTCACCGACTGGCTGGCCGCACGCCACGGCGAGGGCTCGATCGTCGGCTCGGTGTGCATCGGTGGCCTGCTGGTGGCCGAGGCCGGGCTGCTCGACGGTCGCAGCGCCACCGCCCACTGGAGTGGTGCCGAGGCCTTCGCCGAACGCTTTCCGCGTGTGCGCCTGGAGCCGCACAAGCCGATGGTGGACGACGGCGACCTGATCACCTCCGCCGGGCTGATGGCCTGGTCGGACTTGGGCCTGCGCATCGTCGACCGCCTGCTCGGGCCGAGCATCGCCAACCGCACGGCACGCTTCCTGGTGGTGGAACACAGCGACAGCGCCCAGCAATGCGGCAGCAACTTCGCGCCGCTGCTGGGCCATGGCGACGCCGCGATCCTCAAGGTGCAGCACTGGCTGCAGGGCAATGGCGCGGTGGACGTCAGCCTCGCCGCGATGGCCGCCCAGGCCGGGCTGGAAGAGCGCACCTTCCTGCGCCGCTTCCGCGCCGCTACCGGGCTCAAGCCCACCGAGTACTGCCAGCACCTGCGGGTGGGCAAGGCGCGCGAGCTGCTGGAGTTCACCAACGGCACGGTGGACCACATCGCCTACACCGTGGGCTACCTCGACCCGGGCTCGTTCCGCAGCATCTTCCGCAAGATCACCGGCATGGCGCCGAGCGACTACCGCAAGCGCTTCGGGGCCAAGGCGGGCGAGCTCCCGGTCCGCAGCTGA
- a CDS encoding cysteine hydrolase family protein, protein MAKQALILVDIQNDYFPSGKWPLVGIEAAADQAAKVLAAFRERGDLVVHVRHEFDSADAPFFAPGSDGAKIHGKVANLPGEPVVLKHFVNSFRDTELKVLLDQHGVESLVVVGHMSHMCVDGAVRAAADFGYPVTVLHDACATLDLEFNGVKVPAAQVHAAYMASLAFAYAEVVSTAEYLDR, encoded by the coding sequence ATGGCCAAGCAAGCGCTCATCCTAGTGGATATCCAGAACGACTACTTCCCTTCCGGCAAGTGGCCGCTGGTGGGCATCGAGGCCGCCGCCGACCAGGCCGCCAAGGTGCTGGCCGCGTTCCGCGAGCGCGGTGACCTGGTGGTGCACGTGCGCCACGAATTCGACAGCGCCGACGCACCGTTCTTCGCCCCCGGCAGCGACGGCGCGAAGATCCACGGCAAGGTGGCCAATCTGCCCGGCGAGCCGGTGGTGCTCAAGCACTTCGTCAATTCCTTCCGCGATACCGAGCTGAAGGTCCTCCTCGACCAGCACGGCGTCGAGTCGCTGGTGGTGGTCGGCCACATGAGCCACATGTGCGTGGACGGCGCGGTGCGCGCCGCCGCCGACTTCGGCTACCCGGTGACCGTGCTGCACGACGCCTGCGCCACCCTGGACCTGGAGTTCAATGGCGTGAAGGTGCCGGCAGCCCAGGTCCACGCGGCCTACATGGCGTCGCTGGCATTCGCCTATGCCGAGGTGGTGTCCACCGCCGAGTACCTGGACCGCTGA